Genomic segment of Candidatus Polarisedimenticolia bacterium:
TGCCCGCTGAAGCTGACCTACCCGTCGTGCGAGGTCGCCTGCGCCCGGGACGTCGAGGAAGTCATCCAGACGGCCACCTCGGGGCGGGTCGCCGGGATCCTGGCCGAGGTGATCATCGGCTCGGGCGGGTTCATCGTGCCGCCGAAGGAATACTTCCAGATCGTCGCCGACATCGTGCGCCGCGCCGGCGGCCTGTTCATCGCCGACGAGGTGCAGACCGGCTGGGGGCGGACCGGGACGATGTTCGGCATCGAGCATTACGGCGTCGTGCCGGACGTGATGACCTTCGCCAAGGGGATGGCGAACGGGTCGCCGATCGGCTGCACCGCCACGACCGACGCGATCGCCTCGTCGCTCAAGCCCCTGTCCTTCTCGACCTTTGGCGGCAACCCGGTGACGTCGGCGGCGGCCCTCGCCACGCTGCGCGTGATCCAGAAGCAGAAGCTCGCCGACAACGCGCGCGTCCTGGGGGAGCGGCTGCAGGCGGGGCTGCGCGGGCTGCAGCGCCGCTACCCGGTCATCGGCGACGTGCGGGGGCTGGGGCTGATGCAGGCGTGCGAGCTCGTCAAGGGAGACAAGTCGCCCGATCCGAGGTCCACGGCCCTCGTCCTCGAGGGGACACGCCGCCGCGGCGTTCTCGTCGGCAAAGGGGGGCTGTGGGGGAACGTCCTGCGCCTCGCGCCCCCCCTGACGGTGAGCGAGGCCCAGATCGACGAGCTCGTCGCCGCTCTCGACGCGTCGTTCGCCGAGCTGCCCCAGGCGTAAATCCGACAACATCCCAGGAGCCGGCCCCATACTCGGACAGGCTCCTGAGCGTTCACGGGGGACTCCATGTCTTTGGACGGCAGGATGCCCGTGGCGAGCGAGCCGGGATCGCCTCCTCCCGCCATCGCGGCGCCGGCCGGCGTCCCGGTCCTCGGCGGGGCGGCGTCGGCGATCGCGCTGGCCCTCACCATGTTCGTCGAGGCGGTCGGCTACGGCATGGTCGCGCCGACGCTGCCGTTCCTGGCGCGCACCGCCGGCGCGGGCGAGGCGCAGATCGGCTTCCTGGTCGGGCTCTATGCCGCCGTCGGGCTCCTCGTCGGCATCCCGTTCAGCACGCTCGCCAGCCGCTACGGCCGCCGGGTCCTCGTCCTGATCGGGCTCGGCTGCCTCACCGTGGCGTCGCTCGGCTTCGTGGTGGCGCCGACGTACCTCTGGCTGGTGGTCGCGCGCTTCGCGCAGGGGCTCGGGGCCAGCGCCATCTGGGTCGGGGCCCTGACGATCGCGGCGGACCTCACGCCCGACGCCTCGATGGGACGGTCGCTCGCATGGATCACCGGATCCTGGTCGCTCGGGTTCGTCGTCGGCCCCGCTCTCGGCGGCGTCGGCAGCGTCCGGTTTCCGTTCCTGGCGTACGCCGTCCTGTCGGGCGTGGCCCTGCTCGTCGGCTTCGTCGCGCTGCCCGAGACCGGCCGCCCCGGCGTGCGCACGAGCCTCGCGGGGATCCTCCGCATTCTCAAGTATCCCGCCGTCCTGGGGTCGGCGGTGGCGACCTTCGCCCTGTCGTTCTTCTACGGCGCCTTCGAGGCGTTCATGCCGCTGCTCGCGGACGATCTCCACGTCAAGCGGATCGGCATCGGCTTCCTGTTCGCCATCGCCGGCCTGCCGAGCATCATCCTGCCCCGCGTGACCGGCCAGATCGCCGACCGCATCGGGGACACCCGGCTCATCCTCGGCGGGCTGCTCTACTCCGCGGCGCTCTGCGCCCTCTTCCTGCCGATGGTCGGGGCTCTCCCTCTCTGGGTCGTGTTCTTCCTGTCCGGCCTGGTGGAGGTCCTGATCTACGTCCCCGCCGTCGCCCTCCTGAACCGCGGCATGGACCGGGACGAGCGCGTGTACGCCACGGGATCCCACAGCTACGCCTTCTCCCTCGGCTTCTTCCTCGGTCCGCTCGCCGGTGGAGCCCTGATGCCGCACGGCGGCTATGCGCTCCTCTTCGCCGCGCTCACCGCCGTCATGATCGCCGCCATCGTCTGCCTCTTCCGCCTGCGCGCCCGGATCGAATCGGCCTGAAATTCTTGCCAAGATCGCTCCCGGACGCTAACTTGGTCGGCGTAAGATGGCGAGCGTGAAGGACAACAACCGGAAGAACGATGGCGAGAAGACCGCGGAGACGTCCGTCGCGGTCGAGACGCCGAAGGACGTCACGGCCCCCGAGGCGAAAGAGGCGCCGAAGGAGGCACCCAAAGAGGCGCCGAAGCCTCCCACCCGCTTCCTCTTCATCTCGAAGTTCGCCCTCATCCACGATCTTGCCTGGCAGATCCAGAAGGAAGGCTTCGAGGTGAAGTACCACATCATGTCGAAGGCCGACCGCGATGTCGGCGACGGGTTCGTCGAGAAGGTCGATCGCTGGGAGGACTACAAGGACTGGGCCGACGTCATCGTGTTCGACGACTGCGAGTTCGGCTCCCTGGTCGAGAAGCTGCGCAAGGAGGGGAAGGCGGTCATCGGGGGCAACTCCTACACCGACCGGCTGGAGATGGACCGCGACTTCGGCCAGGAGGAGATGAAGGCGTCCGGCATGACGACCCTGCCGCGCTGGGAATTCACCTCCTTCGACGACGCCATCGCCTTCGTCAAGGAGAACCCCGGCCGCTACGTCGTGAAGCCGAGCGGCCGCGCCCAGAACGAGAAGGTGCTGTCGTTCGTCGGCCAGGAGGAGGACGGCCTCGACGTCCTGTCGATGCTCGAGCATTACAAGAAGGGCTGGGCCTCGAAGATCAAGGTGTTCCAGCTGCAGAAGTTCGCCAACGGGGTCGAGGTGGCGGTCGGCGCCTTCTTCAACGGCACCGACTTCATCATGCCGGTGTTCATCAACTTCGAGCACAAGCGGATGTTCAACGACGAGATCGGCCCGCAGACCGGCGAGATGGGGACCGCCGGCTTCTGGTTCGGCTCCAGCCAGCTGTTCAACCAGACGCTGGCCAAGATGAAGGACCGCCTGGCCGCGGCCGGCTACGCCGGCTACATCGACATCAACTGCATCGTGAACTCGCGCGGCATCTACCCGCTCGAGCTGACCTGCCGCTTCGGCTACCCGACCATCAATCTGCAGATCGAGGGCGTCCTGTCCAAATGGGGCGATTTCCTTCCCGCCGTGGCGCGCGGCGAGCCGTTCAACCTGCGCACCAGCCGCGGCTTCCAGATCTGCGTCGTCATCGCCGTGCCGCCCTTCCCGTTCATCGACCCCGACGCCTTCCGCAAGTTCTCGGAGGACGCCGTCGTCCTGTTCAAGAAGCCGATGGCCGAGGGCCTGCACCCGGGCGACGTGCGCCTCGTCGACGGCGACTGGCGCCTGGCCGGAAACTCCGGCTACGCCATCGTGGTCACCGGATCGGGATCGACGATGGACGATGCCCGCCGCGAGGCCTACAACCGGGTGAAGAACATCATGATCCCCAACATGTTCTACCGCACCGACATCGGCGAGCGATGGATCCGTGAAGGCGACCTCCTGCAGACCTGGGGATACCTCTCCTGAGGACACGCTCCTGACGCTGGGCTTGCCGGCCGGGCCCCCGTATCATTATTAGTAGCACCCTTGACTTCCGTCGGCCGGTCACCATATTGAAATCGCGCCTTCTGGCCGGCCGTGAGGAGCGGATGACTCTTCGCAAGAAGCTGCTGTGGATCTCGGTCTTCTACTTCGCCCAGGGGATGCCGTTCGGCGTCGTCCTCGACGTCCTGCCGGTCTACTTCCGCCAGAACGGCGTGTCGCTGCGCGAGATCGGCATGATGGGCGCGCTCACCCTGCCGTGGACGATCAAGGTGCTGTGGGCCCCGCTCCTGGATCGCTTCGGCGAGCGCCGCACCTGGGTCACCATCTGCTGCCTCGCCATGGCGGTCGCCATGTTCAGCGTGCCGCTCCTCGATCCGTCGAACCCCGACCTCATCCTGTGGATGCTCCTGATCGCCTTCACGGTTTCCTCCGCCACGCAGGACGTCGCCATCGACGCCTTCGCCGTCGGCATCGCGGCCAAGGGGGAAGAGGGGGCGATCAACAGCATCCGCGCCGGGGTGTACCGCGTCGGCGTGCTCCTGTGCGGCGGCGTCACCATGTACCTGGTCGCCCCCCTCGGCTGGACCTGGGTCTTCCTCGGTCTGGCGCTCGCCTTCGTGGTCATGGCGATCGCGGCGCTCATGGCGCCGACCGTCGAGGTCGTCCACCAGCCCCCGCGCGAGTGGGCCAAAGGATTCCTGGCGTTCCTCAGCCGCCCCGGATCGGTCGCCATCTTCGCCTTCGTCCTGCTCTACCGGATGGACTTCGTCGCGGTCGGCCCGATGATCAAGCCGTTCTGGATCGACCGCGGCATGACCCCGGCCGAGATCGGCACCATCTCGACGAACGCCGGCATGGCCCTCGGAATCTTCGGCGCCATCCTGGGCGGCCTGTTCACCTCCCGCTTCGGCATCTTCCACGGGCTGTGGTTCCTCGGCATCAGCCAGGCCCTGCCGAACCTCGGCTACGCGGCGGTCGCCCAGTTCAGCCTCGGGCGCCCGTATCTCTACGCGGTCTCGATGGCCGAGTCGTTCGGCGGCGGGCTCGCCACCGCCGCGTTCCTGTCGTTCCTGATGCGCATCTGCGACAAGCGCCAGGCCGCCACCCAGTACGCTCTATTGACCGCCCTGTACGCCCTTCCGCGTCCCCTCCTCGCCCCCATCGGCGGCCGGGTCGCCGACATCTGGGGCTACCCGACGTTCTTCTTCCTGACCTTCCTGCTGGCGGTGCCGGCCTATGCGCTCCTGCCGTGGGTGTACCGCTGGATCGGCCCGAACGGGCGGCGGCGGCCGGAAGGGGCCGAAGAGCCCGCGGACGCGGTTCCCGACCGGTCCCTCTCGCCGGCCGCGCGCTAGATCCCGCGTCCCCCTCATAGGTCTTGACCCCCCGCCGAACCGGGGTATATTCCCGCTGCACCTTGCACTGAACGTCCCGTAGTCGTGCGCACGAACGCCTGTCTGCTCCAGTCCGTCCGGGGGGAGAACATGCACTCGCGCCATCCGGTGCTCACGGGGATCCTCCTGTCGGCCTGGGCCTGGATGCCCGTCGTAGCGCAGCCGGTCTTCCCGGACCCCGTCCTGACGGTGCCGGTCCCCTCGGACGCGGTGGTGGCGGATTTCGACTTGGACGGGCACCTCGACCTGGCGGCGGCGAGCTTCAGCGACGCGGGAGTCACGGTCTTCCTCGGGCGGGGAGACGGGACCGTGGGCCCGCCACGGATCTTCCCCGCGCTGCCGGGCGCCCTGTCCCTCACGGCGGCCGACCTCAACCACGACGCGCGGCCCGACCTTCTGATCGTCAGCGACCCGGAGGACGGGAGCCACCCGCCGGAGGTCTCCCTGCTGCTCGGGAACGGCGACGGCACGTTCGCTGCGGAAGTCGTGCTGCCCGCGGGATTGTTCCAGCGGGCGGTCGCGGTCGCCGACTTCAACGAAGACGGACATCCGGATCTGACGATCCTCGACGGGTGCTACGCGGCGGGACCCGGGTGCCCCGAGGAGGGGGGAGCGGTGTCGTTCCTGCCCGGCCACGGCGACGGCACGTTCGGCGCCGAGACGCGGTATCGCGCCGGGCACGAGCCGCTGGCGATCGTGACGGCCGATTTCGACGCGGACGGGCACCAGGACCTTCTGGTCGCGAACAGCACGCCGGACGGGGCCGGTGTCCAGGGACCTCTGGCGCTCCTGCGGGGCCGCGGCGACGGCTCGTTCGACGCGGAGGCGCGTGTCGGGGCGCCGTCCGACGTCGCCCGCCTGGCGGCCGTTGGGGATCTCGACCGCGATGGGCTGCCCGACGTGGCCGCCATCGGGGGAGGGAGCTTCGCCAGGATCTTCCTGAACCGGGGCGGCGGGACGTTCGTCGAGAGCAGCCTCCCGACGGGGGGATCGACCACCGACCTGGCGATCGGCGACTTCGATCACGACCTCTACACCGATGTCCTGGTCGCGGGAAGGACGCCGGACAGGATCTCCTTCTTCCCGGGAAACGGCAACGGGACGTTCGGCCTCAGGGTGGTCTCGCTGGCCGGGAACGGCCCCACCTGCCTGGCGCCGGGCGATCTCGGCGGCGATGGCCGGACCGACCTGGTGGTGTGCCGGGCCTCCGCGGATGCCGTGGCTCTCCTGGCAGGGAACGGGAACGGCACGTTCGGAGTTCCCGCCCGCCCGCTCGAGTCCCTGGGTCACTGGGAGACCGCCCTGACCGATTTCAATGGGGACGGCCGCCAGGACCTCATCGTGTCGAACGGGAGCCCAACCTACGATTTGTACGGCGATCTCTCCGTCCTCGACGGCCGCGGCGACGGGACGTTCGGCCCGGAGATCCACATCGCGACGGGACCGGTCCGCGCGCCCCTGCGCGCGGC
This window contains:
- a CDS encoding phosphoribosylglycinamide synthetase C domain-containing protein, yielding MASVKDNNRKNDGEKTAETSVAVETPKDVTAPEAKEAPKEAPKEAPKPPTRFLFISKFALIHDLAWQIQKEGFEVKYHIMSKADRDVGDGFVEKVDRWEDYKDWADVIVFDDCEFGSLVEKLRKEGKAVIGGNSYTDRLEMDRDFGQEEMKASGMTTLPRWEFTSFDDAIAFVKENPGRYVVKPSGRAQNEKVLSFVGQEEDGLDVLSMLEHYKKGWASKIKVFQLQKFANGVEVAVGAFFNGTDFIMPVFINFEHKRMFNDEIGPQTGEMGTAGFWFGSSQLFNQTLAKMKDRLAAAGYAGYIDINCIVNSRGIYPLELTCRFGYPTINLQIEGVLSKWGDFLPAVARGEPFNLRTSRGFQICVVIAVPPFPFIDPDAFRKFSEDAVVLFKKPMAEGLHPGDVRLVDGDWRLAGNSGYAIVVTGSGSTMDDARREAYNRVKNIMIPNMFYRTDIGERWIREGDLLQTWGYLS
- a CDS encoding aspartate aminotransferase family protein translates to MPDRETGIKPAAGAVAASAAEKHRRYLFPCATTYYEQPLTLVRGEGMHVWDDAGRKYLDCFGGVLTVSVGHCHPEVTDAIVRQVQTLVHTSTLYANPPLSDLAEALARILPGDLDRVFLTNSGTEADETAVLLARVHTGLQDVIVLRYGYSGRSMMAMAASGQAPWKQAGNPTPGFVHAVAPYCYRCPLKLTYPSCEVACARDVEEVIQTATSGRVAGILAEVIIGSGGFIVPPKEYFQIVADIVRRAGGLFIADEVQTGWGRTGTMFGIEHYGVVPDVMTFAKGMANGSPIGCTATTDAIASSLKPLSFSTFGGNPVTSAAALATLRVIQKQKLADNARVLGERLQAGLRGLQRRYPVIGDVRGLGLMQACELVKGDKSPDPRSTALVLEGTRRRGVLVGKGGLWGNVLRLAPPLTVSEAQIDELVAALDASFAELPQA
- a CDS encoding MFS transporter, encoding MTLRKKLLWISVFYFAQGMPFGVVLDVLPVYFRQNGVSLREIGMMGALTLPWTIKVLWAPLLDRFGERRTWVTICCLAMAVAMFSVPLLDPSNPDLILWMLLIAFTVSSATQDVAIDAFAVGIAAKGEEGAINSIRAGVYRVGVLLCGGVTMYLVAPLGWTWVFLGLALAFVVMAIAALMAPTVEVVHQPPREWAKGFLAFLSRPGSVAIFAFVLLYRMDFVAVGPMIKPFWIDRGMTPAEIGTISTNAGMALGIFGAILGGLFTSRFGIFHGLWFLGISQALPNLGYAAVAQFSLGRPYLYAVSMAESFGGGLATAAFLSFLMRICDKRQAATQYALLTALYALPRPLLAPIGGRVADIWGYPTFFFLTFLLAVPAYALLPWVYRWIGPNGRRRPEGAEEPADAVPDRSLSPAAR
- a CDS encoding MFS transporter, producing the protein MPVASEPGSPPPAIAAPAGVPVLGGAASAIALALTMFVEAVGYGMVAPTLPFLARTAGAGEAQIGFLVGLYAAVGLLVGIPFSTLASRYGRRVLVLIGLGCLTVASLGFVVAPTYLWLVVARFAQGLGASAIWVGALTIAADLTPDASMGRSLAWITGSWSLGFVVGPALGGVGSVRFPFLAYAVLSGVALLVGFVALPETGRPGVRTSLAGILRILKYPAVLGSAVATFALSFFYGAFEAFMPLLADDLHVKRIGIGFLFAIAGLPSIILPRVTGQIADRIGDTRLILGGLLYSAALCALFLPMVGALPLWVVFFLSGLVEVLIYVPAVALLNRGMDRDERVYATGSHSYAFSLGFFLGPLAGGALMPHGGYALLFAALTAVMIAAIVCLFRLRARIESA